In the Podospora pseudocomata strain CBS 415.72m chromosome 5, whole genome shotgun sequence genome, one interval contains:
- a CDS encoding hypothetical protein (EggNog:ENOG503P6N0; COG:S) gives MSFLTEATTRRLATLSTQAIRSTTVTTTAPRAAFSSSVTLQKTVADTTKDTLKTVDRTVSDKLVDAIDIGSTVASKVKEVAEDVTGQKNTGAAADLKGQAAGMAKNVSGQAQGKANELAGKAQKMGGQAQGKAQELSGQAQGKASEVAGKAKGAAYEAEGKAKGAAGEL, from the exons ATGTCCTTCCTCACCGAAGCCACAACCCGTCGCCTggccaccctctccacccagGCCATCCGCTCCACAACCGTCACCACTACCGCGCCCAGAGCCGCTTTTTCGAGCAGCGTTACGCTGCAGAAGACGGTTGCTGACACGACGAAGGATACGCTCAAGACGGTGGACAGGACCGTGAGCGATAAGTTGGTTGATGCCATTGATATTGGTT CAACCGTCGCCTCCAAAGTAAAGGAAGTAGCCGAAGATGTCACCGGCCAAAAGAACACCGGCGCTGCTGCCGATCTCAAGGGGCAAGCCGCCGGTATGGCCAAGAATGTGAGCGGTCAAGCCCAGGGCAAGGCTAATGAGCTGGCGGGTAAGGCTCAGAAGATGGGGGGTCAGGCGCAGGGCAAGGCGCAGGAGTTGAGCGGACAGGCGCAGGGCAAGGCGAGCGAGGTTGCGGGCAAGGCCAAGGGGGCGGCTTATGAGGCTGAGGGGAAGGCCAAGGGGGCTGCGGGCGAGTTGTAA
- the NUP37 gene encoding Nucleoporin Nup37 (EggNog:ENOG503NVHH), with protein sequence MQSTPRTRRTPQNTQYTYTLGRRIHHVKTYPVQSPQGATILLYGHENGVTVVWRGGRRLKPQTENKSKEKSNGSTSNAIMIIDSDEEDVPPPFVDKPEFEDSPTSTATSPLAEIIQTLDLAFGTAVLKIAVLPMPNTTSAEAAWNGADILKQKIIFAVTCATSEVYLITLPLTPPSNESKARPELRESLLAANAGKGVWGETLTLLGDQSRPCEGVAMTLAKSTAASRSRSVESTTTQSQTRQSPRVIVAAHSREASGTLRFWNVPLDAKPGVVSRLESFQTEYLPSPLSSISFNPTQLTQLLTVASTHAVRIYDYSTPALPLEDASEGPFPIQGSWLLSLYPPFTRSATMSTSRKPIVAAEWIAHGRAVLTLLADGQWGIWDIEDASPTATSASSGGLFSKASAGLRGSAITNFSVTGHLEGTSPLKNPATQKSPAATGSSREFVPMTPHTRREALASANGGPEKLVCVRGGITVTHLSPAKGTATGDETALLWLGGSDPLVSVVPNVAKFWDSQLRKAAGGGNLWSGTQLTRMARLTDLGAGLLGERCTGAAAIPKPVTANNSSASENGTPPVEASLPVEVLIQGESRVVFVHESEDAPSFTSRLLGARKKDGGRTDLEPAKAILAYPRPEKPNSVAFNLSIAHRPAADNAALLRSVRRPAAAGGLFSQDQPRGGDSLFPSVEAPAIPPQGASQAIGLRFINDLNFAADQPDDEQEAINRNIEEEMMDIMEIDRELEQMEDERERSTKRVFFEEG encoded by the exons ATGCAATCAACTCCCAGAACTCGGCGCACGCCGCAGAACACCCAATACAC ATATACACTAGGTCGCAGAATACACCATGTCAAGACATACCCAGTCCAGTCACCTCAGGGAGCCACAATCCTGCTCTACGGCCACGAGAATGGCGTCACCGTCGTTTGGCGCGGCGGTCGAAGGCTCAAACCCCAGACCGAGAACAAATCAAAAGAGAAGAGTAACGGTTCTACCTCCAATGCCATCATGATTATCGattccgacgaagaagatgtTCCCCCTCCTTTTGTCGACAAGCCCGAGTTCGAAGACAGCCCGACCTCGACGgcgacctcccccctcgccgaAATCATACAGACATTGGATCTCGCCTTTGGCACCGCAGTCCTCAAAATTGCTGTTCTGCCAATGCCAAACACCACGTCCGCCGAGGCAGCCTGGAATGGTGCCGACATTCTCAAACAAAAGATCATCTTTGCTGTGACTTGCGCCACGAGCGAGGTCTACCTGATTACTTTGCCTCTGACGCCACCATCCAACGAGAGCAAGGCGCGACCTGAGCTACGGGAAAGCCTGCTGGCAGCGAATGCAGGAAAGGGCGTGTGGGGAGAGACATTGACGCTGTTGGGGGACCAGAGCCGTCCATGTGAAGGAGTCGCCATGACATTGGCCAAGTCGACGGCTGCATCGAGAAGCAGATCGGTAGAGTCCACGACAACACAGTCACAGACAAGACAATCTCCTCGTGTTATCGTCGCAGCCCACTCCCGAGAAGCAAGTGGCACTCTTCGTTTCTGGAACGTGCCCCTGGATGCCAAGCCTGGTGTCGTCAGTCGGCTGGAGTCGTTCCAAACAGAAtacctcccatcaccacttTCCAGCATCTCTTTTAATCCTACCCAGCTCACCCAGCTGTTGACCGTCGCCTCGACACATGCCGTGCGTATCTACGACTATTCGACACCGGCGCTTCCACTCGAGGATGCCTCTGAAGGTCCCTTCCCGATCCAGGGCTCGTGGCTGCTCTCGCTCTATCCCCCCTTCACCCGAAGCGCAACCATGTCGACTTCCCGGAAACCAATCGTAGCTGCCGAGTGGATCGCTCACGGACGCGCTGTTTTGACCTTGCTTGCAGATGGGCAATGGGGCATCTGGGATATTGAGGACGCGAGCCCAACGGCCACCAGTGCTAGTTCGGGTGGTCTGTTCAGCAAAGCCAGCGCCGGCCTTCGCGGttctgccatcaccaactttAGCGTGACAGGCCACCTGGAGGGCACCAGCCCCTTGAAAAACCCCGCCACCCAAAAGTCACCAGCCGCCACTGGGTCATCTCGCGAATTTGTTCCCATGACACCTCACACACGACGTGAAGCTCTAGCGTCCGCCAATGGAGGCCCCGAGAAGCTCGTTTGTGTACGGGGAGGCATCACCGTCACTCACTTGTCACCCGCCAAGGGAACAGCAACAGGCGATGAAACGGCGCTTCTCTGGCTTGGAGGCTCTGACCCACTTGTCTCGGTTGTTCCAAACGTTGCCAAATTCTGGGACTCGCAGCTGCGAAAAGCTGCTGGTGGCGGCAACCTCTGGAGTGGCACCCAGCTCACACGCATGGCCCGTCTGACGGATCTTGGTGCTGGTCTCCTCGGAGAGCGCTGCACAGGAGCCGCTGCCATCCCCAAGCCTGTCACTGCCAACAACTCTTCCGCGTCCGAAAACGGCACCCCCCCGGTCGAGGCTAGTCTCCCGGTTGAGGTGCTCATTCAAGGCGAGAGCCGCGTAGTGTTTGTTCACGAAAGCGAGGATGCTCCCTCTTTCACCAGCCGTCTTCTAGGAGCTCGTAAGAAGGATGGCGGCCGCACAGATCTCGAGCCAGCCAAGGCCATCCTCGCCTATCCCAGGCCTGAGAAGCCCAACAGCGTCGCTTTCAATCTCAGCATAGCCCACCGACCAGCAGCTGACAATGCGGCCTTGCTCCGGTCTGTCCGTCGACCCGCAGCAGCCGGTGGGCTATTTTCCCAGGATCAACCAAGAGGGGGCGATAGCTTGTTCCCGTCGGTTGAAGCCCCGGCTATTCCTCCTCAGGGTGCGAGCCAGGCGATTGGGCTCCGGTTTATTAACGATCTGAACTTTGCGGCTGATCAGCCCGATGACGAGCAAGAGGCGATTAACAGGAAcattgaggaggagatgatggacaTTATGGAGATTGACAGGGAGCTGGAGcagatggaggatgagagggagCGGTCGACGAAGAGGGTCTTTTTCGAGGAGGGTTAG
- a CDS encoding hypothetical protein (COG:Q; EggNog:ENOG502HHME), producing the protein MQPVTCSPARGWLGFPPSEQGGPICSSPLRKYLKRESAVKKFPPQHFSITTLNIIATITTTKMTTTTTTIPTLTAHTHAKSQYTTTSSRLAARLSIHNYNTHPQSWFQFAQTFIPKSGSILEVGAGTGALWSPPAISSPSQLSSVTSLTLTDFSPAMVATLNSNSDIAALKSILPNVKIQQCDAASLPFPDSEFDTVVANHMLYHVDNPIAALQEFKRVLKDGGRLVVALNGLDHLRELFEIGGMVGRGSTIAGLAKITAENALEQIEGAGFEGVESERFPGEFRLPGVEPVLEYLDSVGETDMEEGKRETVKRVVGERLDEGEGFRVEKNMVVFVGRKP; encoded by the exons ATGCAACCTGTAACTTGCTCACCAGCGAGGGGCTGGCTTGGCTTCCCACCCTCCGAACAGGGGGGTCCGATCTGCAGTTCACCCCTCCGGAAGTACCTC AAACGAGAATCAGCTGTGAAGAAGTTTCCCCCCCAACacttctccatcaccactctcAATATcatcgccaccatcaccaccaccaaaatgaccaccacaaccaccaccatcccaaccctCACAGCCCACACCCACGCCAAATCCCaatacaccaccacctcctcccgcctgGCCGCCCGCCTCTCAATCCACAATTACAACACGCACCCCCAATCCTGGTTCCAATTCGCCCAAACCTTCATCCCCAAAAGCGGCTCCATCCTCGAAGTCGGCGCCGGCACAGGCGCCCTCTGGTCCCCccccgccatctcctccccctcccaactctcctcagtcacctccctcacactAACCGACTTCTCCCCCGCCATGGTAGCAACCCTCAACTCCAACTCTGACATCGCCGCCCTTAAATCCATCCTTCCCAACGTCAAAATCCAGCAATGCGACGCCGcttccctcccctttcccgaCTCTGAATTCGACACCGTCGTAGCAAACCACATGCTCTACCACGTCGACAACCCGATCGCTGCTCTCCAAGAATTCAAACGTGTCCTCAAAGATGGGGGACGGCTAGTCGTGGCGTTGAACGGACTTGATCATCTCAGGGAACTTTTTGAGATTGGGGGGATggtagggagggggagtacCATTGCTGGGTTGGCGAAGATAACTGCTGAGAATGCACTCGAGCAGATCGAGGGGGCagggtttgagggggtggagagtgaGAGGTTTCCTGGGGAGTTTAGACTGCCGGGGGTGGAGCCCGTGCTGGAGTATTTGGATAGTGTTGGGGAGACggacatggaggaggggaagagggaaacAGTGAAaagggttgttggggagaggttggatgagggggaggggttcaGGGTGGAGAAGAATATGGTCGTTTTTGTTGGGAGGAAGCCGTAG
- the PTR2_3 gene encoding peptide transporter ptr2 (EggNog:ENOG503NVVT; COG:E): MDSEKQPPIAVQETEKPVFQANDLEKQPPTEDPIETSKSDTTQDDSIFPRDATEDEIATLPKITDKIPFAAWAVIVAGAGERFTYFGLIAPWQNYMQYPQGKEPVPGALGLGQATAVNISNAFFLFSFLTPMLFALISDIWLGRYKTLLLGLVCYLAGCVVLIGTSIPSALEQGAGVGGLATALILTGLGAGSVKATYVPFLGDQYMQVKPQVIRQKNANLVVVDGPRTLQFIYNAYYWFTNIASLSSIPVTFIEWHHEFWSAYLLASVTLCISIALFLLWSKKLVKVKPQGNVLPKAVRVLVCASKNGFELEHTKPSYQKTHHGKEVPWTDSFVEEMRRGMIACRVIFFLVIFYLCIAQMYNNLVSQAGQMLLSGVPNDMIQAFSGVACIIFGPIMQGLYEFLARRKIPFGPIARITTSFIFCGASMAYAAGVQKLIYSTGPCYDHPYNCPESEGGRQPNNVSVWVQLPVYILLAIAEILGFVTAFEYAYSKAPREMKTVVQALTQLTAGVASLLGMAISPASKDPNMVIVYSCLAGAMGVSAVAFLWRFRRYDKIDASLNQF, translated from the exons ATGGATTCGGA aaaacaacccccaatTGCTGTTCAGGAGACTGAAAAGCCAGTATTCCAGGCCAATGACTTGGAGAAACAGCCACCAACAGAAGATCCCATTGAGACATCAAAGTCGGACACAACGCAGGATGACAGCATTTTCCCTCGAGATGCCACTGAAGACGAGATAGCAACACTGCCCAAAATCACCGACAAGATCCCCTTTGCCGCCTGGGCTGTCATTGTTGCTGGAGCCGGTGAACGCTTTACATACTTTGGTCTCATTGCACCATGGC AAAACTACATGCAATACCCTCAAGGCAAAGAACCGGTCCCGGGAGCTCTTGGACTGGGTCAAGCAACAGccgtcaacatctccaaTGCTTTTTTTCTGTTCTCATTCCTGACACCAATGCTCTTTGCGTTGATATCCGACATATGGCTAGGTAGATACAAAACTCTACTTCTGGGTCTAGT ATGCTATCTTGCAGGCTGTGTAGTCCTCATTGGCACTTCGATTCCTTCGGCTCTGGAACAAGGAGCaggtgttggagggttgGCTACAGCACTGATCTTGACTGGGCTGGGAGCTGGCTCCGTCAAAGCAACCTATGTCCCCTTCCTGGGTGATCAGTACATGCAGGTCAAGCCTCAGGTGATCCGTCAGAAGAACGCCAACTTGGTGGTCGTGGATGGGCCGCGGACTTTGCAATTCATCTACAACGCTTATTACTG GTTCACCAACATCGCCTCCTTGAGTTCCATACCAGTCACCTTTATCGAGTGGCACCATGAGTTTTGGTCAGCGTACCTTCTGGCTAGTGTTACACTTTGCATATCGATagctttgtttcttttgtggtCCAAAAAGCTCG TCAAGGTCAAACCACAAGGCAATGTCTTGCCCAAGGCTGTAAGAGTCCTTGTCTGTGCTTCAAAGAACGGATTCGAGCTGGAGCACACAAAACCATCCTATCAAAAGACCCACCACGGCAAAGAGGTTCCATGGACAGATAGCTTTGTGGAAGAAATGCGCCGCGGCATGATTGCCTGCAGGGTGAT cttcttcctcgtcatcttctaCCTCTGCATCGCCCAAATGTACAACAACCTCGTCTCCCAAGCCGGCCAGATGCTTCTCTCCGGTGTCCCCAACGACATGATCCAAGCCTTCTCTGGCGTGGCTTGCATCATCTTTGGGCCAATCATGCAAGGCCTCTACGAGTTTCTCGCTCGCCGCAAGATTCCATTCGGCCCCATTGCTCGCATCACGACGTCGTTCATCTTCTGCGGAGCTTCCATGGCTTACGCTGCTGGAGTTCAGAAGTTGATCTATTCTACCGGGCCCTGCTATGACCATCCCTACAACTGCCCCGAGTCCGAAGGAGGTCGGCAGCCCAACAATGTCAGTGTGTGGGTGCAGCTGCCGGTCTACATCCTGCTTGCCATTGCGGAGATCTTAGGCTTTGTCACTGCATTCGAGTACGCCTACAGCAAGGCCCCAAGAGAGATGAAGACTGTTGTCCAAGCCTTGACGCAGCTCACTGCTGGAGTGGCCAGTCTTTTGGGGATGGCTATCAGCCCGGCGTCTAAGGATCCGAACATGGTGATTGTGTACTCGTGTCTGGCGGGAGCTATGGGGGTGTCTGCGGTGGCGTTCCTGTGGCGGTTCCGCCGCTATGACAAGATTGATGCGTCGTTGAATCAGTTCTAG
- a CDS encoding hypothetical protein (COG:P; COG:Q; EggNog:ENOG503NUVZ), translating into MRGLLTAAGLAALAVPAQALIGYGITMYDPSCGFGCYDSISGFMLECSVMDHGPVGAHSHGAGGPTSPECRAGDDYFLTTLAYCMNTTCDASTPRWKLEKFWSEQATGSKTVAAKWSYTEALAQIKEPPTDQYGEDDHHLTRTVLLDPETVKANTLTREYFEQAETIHSQYGLILLIVGFGTPVVISMFTRLPYMSTLSDKLKPYLVYPSLIGTYHVRPLPYLLGNAATVGQSLYVIMFAALNIAMAAAGYKSVQPNAWFANEWQEVMGYFSARTGVLAFALTPLVILLSGRNNILLWATNWSHSTFMVLHRWVARIYAAQVIIHSVAELVLYIDMESYEAEFKTEYWAWGIVATVFACAMLVFSSLFFRRWSYELFLVGHIIMAVFVIVGSWYHVEFLFQRRWGYEFWLYAACAVWFFDRMIRVFRVLKNGPRRAVVTEVSEDIVRVDVKGIRWTAAPGLHTYAYFPALSPWRPWENHPFSILPTALLQSKRDASLSGAASGSDTRSTADVEKSGGVTSTSTPQRDDQALGGAPGTGITLYVRKSKGLTKLLANHNSLLTLLDGPYPDNPTNGVLKSDRLLLIAGGVGITGVLPYIARHTNVKICWSVKASAEGLVRDLEGPLSRVAEKDVRIGSRLDVAALLAEEERTGWSRVGVVVCGPGGLCDDTRALVAAKARTGPTVWELEVDAFSW; encoded by the exons ATGAGAGGCCTtctcacagcagcagggtTGGCGGCCCTCGCCGTCCCAGCACAAGCCCTTATTGGATACGGCATCACCATGTACGATCCCTCCTGCGGCTTCGGTTGCTACGACTCGATCTCGGGTTTCATGCTGGAGTGCTCGGTGATGGACCATGGACCGGTGGGCGCGCACAGTCACGGTGCTGGAggcccaacatcaccagaaTGCCGTGCCGGGGACGATTATTTCCTGACGACACTGGCATACTGCATGAACACCACCTGCGATGCCTCGACCCCAAGATGGAAGTTGGAGAAATTTTGGTCCGAGCAGGCCACCGGCAGCAAGACGGTTGCGGCGAAGTGGTCATACACCGAAGCTCTGGCGCAAATCAAGGAGCCCCCCACAGACCAGTATGGCGAGGATGATCATCACCTCACCCGAACAGTGCTCTTGGATCCCGAAACCGTCAAGGCCAACACCTTGACTCGAGAATACTTTGAGCAAGCCGAGACGATCCACTCTCAATATGG ACTTATTCTCTTGATCGTGGGCTTTGGCACACCAGTGGTCATCTCCATGTTCACCAGGCTGCCATACATGAGCACCCTGTCAGACAAGCTGAAGCCATACCTGGTCTATCCCTCGCTCATCGGAACATACCACGTACGGCCCCTGCCCTACCTCCTCGGAAACGCTGCAACAGTCGGCCAGTCGCTGTACGTCATCATGTTTGCGGCGCTGAACATCGCCATGGCGGCAGCAGGCTACAAGTCTGTTCAGCCCAACGCTTGGTTCGCGAACGAATGGCAGGAAGTAATGGGATACTTTTCCGCCAGAACCGGTGTCCTAGCTTTTGCTTTGACGCCTCTTGTCATCCTGCTTTCTGGCCGCAACAACATTCTCCTCTGGGCGACCAACTGGTCTCACTCGACCTTTATGGTCCTCCACCGGTGGGTGGCCCGGATCTACGCTGCCCAGGTCATCATCCACTCGGTTGCTGAATTGGTCTTGTACATCGACATGGAATCCTACGAAGCCGAATTCAAGACGGAGTACTGGGCCTGGGGTATTGTGGCCACAGTCTTTGCCTGTGCCATGTTGGTCTTTAGCTCGCTCTTCTTCAGACGGTGGTCGTACGAGTTGTTCCTCGTTGGTCACATCATCATGGCCGTCTTTGTGATTGTCGGCAGCTGGTACCACGTCGAGTTCTTGTTCCAGCGCAGGTGGGGATACGAGTTTTGGCTGTATGCCGCCTGCGCTGTCTGGTTCTTTGACCGTATGATCCGGGTCTTCCGCGTTCTCAAGAACGGCCCCAGACGGGCGGTTGTCACAGAAGTGTCTGAGGATATTGTGCGGGTTGATGTCAAGGGCATCCGGTGGACAGCTGCGCCTGGTCTTCACACCTATGCCTACTTTCCAGCCCTGAGCCCATGGAGACCATGGGAGAACCACCCGTTCTCCATCCTGCCCACGGCTCTTCTCCAGTCCAAGCGGGATGCTTCCTTGTCCGGAGCTGCTTCGGGCAGTGACACGCGGAGCACCGCTGATGTCGAGAAATCAGGCGGcgtcaccagcaccagcacacCGCAAAGAGACGACCAAGCACTTGGCGGGGCTCCTGGAACGGGCATCACACTCTACGTCCGCAAGTCCAAGGGTTTGACCAAGCTGCTTGCCAACCACAACTCCCTCCTCACACTCTTGGACGGCCCATACCCAGACAACCCGACAAATGGGGTGCTCAAGTCGGACAGACTCCTGCTGATCGCCGGAGGAGTCGGAATCACGGGTGTGCTGCCGTACATTGCGAGGCACACCAACGTCAAGATTTGCTGGAGCGTCAAGGCTTCGGCCGAGGGCTTGGTGCGGGACCTGGAGGGTCCGTTGTCTAGAGTGGCTGAGAAGGACGTCAGAATTGGCAGCAGACTGGACGTGGCGGCGCTgttggccgaggaggagcggaCGGGGTGGAGCAGAGTCGGAGTGGTCGTGTGTGGGCCCGGGGGACTTTGCGACGACACTCGGGCGTTGGTGGCAGCCAAGGCGCGGACCGGGCCGACTGTCTGGGAGCTCGAGGTGGACGCGTTCTCTTGGTAG
- a CDS encoding hypothetical protein (COG:F; EggNog:ENOG503P0KS), which translates to MTSANPWGYASITLSPERTVHATISLYTNLTANQKPTNNTIPEIWALDLTFTRSAAAQPSTPIQINLQQGTSPWKTLLQQTLSPPTPLLTIHFLFTSTPGYITRSDLIPLRFECLPGLLSAHTFLTPLQHVTPITAQSLTPSNLPQILSSSLGALVLSNDYSPAVLNKETNNRLGLPFLLPSPPTRKRIAWVQGREDIDCIERALNAAQALGISLVIIDEKGHWLQDPTSPWAHLREDFIEADVAPNEDFPQRIVDAVRGYPKPINGIVTISDVRLAGVAKACEILGLPTESPEAYEIAADKGRTRLLETVGADESFVLRHKDDLEGVLAQNVELKFPMVVKPVIGWSSDCVTKVKNVDELRVAVKKASDRHADSPKPSTAVVVEPYVAGPEVDANFVMLNGEIVFADINDDFPSPADSANAGLRENFQETQNVLPSALPKHELEALQDQLRATLVRQGFKSGVFHCEARVRNSSVNYQDVGNGILDLVPANNQNSTDGATDPEVYLHEINARPPGYLESVAVQLAHGVDYYALRMLLALGNAEEARFRALSHPFRNGPQFHLSVMIIQQTRRGIMRSADAAKEFLEKHPDVRENVVDYYTRKKGGDVLEGPDAASLWWIAFFSVVSRTSRRDLLERVAFIEKNFDYEFDPLDD; encoded by the exons ATGACGTCCGCCAATCCTTGGGGCTAcgcctccatcaccctctcaCCAGAAAGAACAGTACACG CAACGATTTCCCTTTACACCAATCTCACCGCCAACCAAAaacccaccaacaacaccataCCAGAAATCTGGGCCTTGGACCTCACCTTCACACGCTCTGCAGCAGctcaaccatcaacccccatccaAATCAACCTCCAGCAGGGCACATCTCCATGGAAGactctcctccagcaaaccctctcaccccccactccccttctcaccatccacttcctcttcacctccacccccggctACATCACCCGCTCAgacctcatccccctccgcTTCGAGTGCCTCCCCGGCCTCCTCTCCGCCcacaccttcctcaccccccttcaGCACGTCACACCCATCACTGCCcaatccctcacccccagcaacctcccccaaatcctctcttcctctctcggAGCCCTTGTATTGTCAAATGACTACAGCCCCGCGGTCCTCAACAAAGAGACAAACAACAGATTGGGATtgcccttcctcctcccctcaccccccacccgAAAAAGAATTGCCTGGGTCCAAGGCCGCGAAGATATCGACTGCATCGAGCGAGCTCTAAACGCCGCTCAAGCGTTAGGTATCTCCCTCGTCATCATTGACGAAAAAGGTCATTGGTTGCAAGATCCGACTTCGCCGTGGGCACATCTAAGAGAGGACTTCATCGAGGCAGACGTCGCTCCCAATGAGGATTTTCCTCAACGGATTGTGGATGCCGTGAGGGGATACCCCAAACCAATCAACGGCATCGTCACCATCAGCGACGTCCGCCTCGCCGGAGTAGCCAAGGCGTGCGAGATTTTGGGTCTGCCGACTGAGTCCCCCGAGGCGTATGAAATCGCCGCTGATAAAGGCCGGACAAGACTCCTTGAGACGGTAGGAGCAGACGAGAGTTTTGTCTTGAGGCATAAAGATGATCTcgagggggtgttggcccAAAACGTGGAACTAAAATTCCCAATGGTGGTCAAGCCCGTTATCGGATGGAGTTCAGATTGCGTGACCAAGGTCAAGAATGTGGATGAGTTGAGGGTTGCAGTCAAAAAAGCATCAGACAGACACGCCGACTCCCCAAAACCAAGCACAGCCGTGGTGGTAGAACCATACGTCGCCGGGCCAGAGGTAGACGCCAACTTTGTCATGCTCAACGGGGAGATCGTCTTTGCCGATATCAACGATGACTTCCCCAGCCCGGCAGACTCTGCCAATGCCGGCTTAAGGGAAAACTTCCAAGAGACGCAAAATGTCCTCCCCTCTGCCCTCCCCAAACACGAACTGGAGGCTCTCCAAGACCAACTCAGAGCAACGCTTGTCAGGCAGGGATTCAAATCCGGTGTCTTCCACTGCGAGGCCCGGGTGCGGAATTCGAGCGTCAATTACCAAGACGTTGGAAACGGGATCCTCGACTTGGTTCCAGCAAACAACCAAAATAGTACAGACGGAGCCACAGACCCGGAAGTGTACCTCCACGAGATCAACGCCCGACCTCCGGGATACCTCGAGTCGGTAGCGGTGCAGCTGGCGCATGGCGTCGACTACTATGCGCTCCGCATGTTGCTCGCGCTGGGTAATGCAGAGGAGGCTCGCTTCCGCGCGCTGTCGCACCCGTTCCGCAACGGCCCGCAGTTCCACCTCTCGGTTATGATCATTCAGCAGACGCGCAGAGGCATCATGAGGTCAGCTGACGCTGCCAAAGAGTTTCTGGAGAAACATCCTGATGTTCGGGAGAATGTGGTGGACTACTACACGCGcaagaaggggggtgatgtccTCGAGGGTCCGGATGCGGCCTCGCTCTGGTGGAttgccttcttctcggtTGTCTCTCGGACTTCGCGCAGGgatttgttggagagggtggctTTCATTGAAAAGAACTTTGACTATGAGTTCGACCCCCTTGATGATTAA